A genomic window from Phyllopteryx taeniolatus isolate TA_2022b chromosome 2, UOR_Ptae_1.2, whole genome shotgun sequence includes:
- the LOC133474295 gene encoding keratinocyte-associated protein 3 produces the protein MCIFDKEKGPRRLMQKGLALILVGHINFILGAIVHGSVLRHISKPSQQVTTEYTATNIISVTSGLLSIATGIIAIVVSRNLRIFKLHIGLLLASLLNALLSAACCVGLLLAVGVTVAHNGQGLMRGCNDTVVPANARSPVSAQCPFDTTRIYDTTLAIWFPSAVLAAAECGLSVWCFIVGLTLRGLLACGKTYYKEKMEERAESSPHSARLIGQNVNPDA, from the exons ATGTGCATTTTTG ATAAGGAAAAGGGGCCGAGGAGGTTGATGCAAAAGGGCTTAGCGCTCATCCTGGTGGGCCATATTAACTTCATCCTTGGCGCAATCGTCCATGGCAGTGTCCTGCGACACATTTCCAAACCCAGCCAACAGGTCACCACAGAATACACAGCGACGAACATCATTTCTGTCACCTCGGGTCTGCTG AGCATTGCCACTGGGATCATCGCTATTGTGGTGTCGAGGAACCTTCGCATATTTAAGCTG CACATTGGACTTCTGTTAGCCTCGTTGCTGAACGCCCTGCTCTCAGCGGCGTGCTGCGTGGGCCTCCTGTTGGCCGTCGGTGTGACGGTCGCCCACAACGGTCAGGGCCTGATGCGAGGGTGTAACGACACAGTGGTCCCCGCCAACGCTCGCTCTCCTGTCAGCGCACAATGCCCGTTCGACACCACACGCATTTAT GACACCACCCTGGCAATATGGTTCCCCAGTGCTGTGTTGGCAGCTGCAGAGTGTGGCCTGTCTGTATGGTGCTTCATCGTAGGACTGACTCTCCGGGGCCTGCTGGCCTGCGGAAAAACCTACTACAAAGAaaag ATGGAGGAAAGGGCCGAGAGCTCGCCACACAGCGCGCGCCTGATTGGCCAAAACGTCAACCCAGATGCCTGA